The stretch of DNA cctcatcatcatcgtattttggttcgtcgtcagcttcatcttcgcctccatcactatgatcttcaaccaaagttacaatcctcctatttggacaatccgaagcaatatgcccaaaaccatgacatttgaagcattttcgaccacttggggtagaagaattaggtgtttttttgttgccaaaagactcttcacccttttcttgcaccttcgatatcaccttgctttggacagtaggcttggaacttcctccttttatgtagccttcttttgagccataccgaaaactcttttcaaacttctgttgtttttcaacttttaatgccagcttgctcacatcatttaaagaccaatatggctgtagctgaacaactttagcaatctcatacttcagacctcctaagtatcttgcaattgtttgctcttccggttccacaagctctccttttaacatcaaattatcaaattttgcagtgtactcctccacactaagatctttttgcttgaaatcatgtattttgagaaagatctcttgtctataattatcaggtaaatattttctctttagctcccttttcattttctcccatgtaacgatcttactcttcccctcacgttctctttgtttcttcagattttcccaccaaaaagatgcattccgcctgagtttgagtgccacaagtttgaccttcttttgttctggtggttcatgaaaatcgaagattctttctactgtattaagccaatcgataaagtcatcaacatttattttcccttcaaattttggaatatcaaatctgggattatatttattctgccactcgtcttggacttcatttcttctccgacatcttcttgactcccttggaagatgaggtgtttcatcatcagaagtaaactctcgagcttcattttcatatttgttatgtctactctgaagttcatcgattatctcatttttttcttgtaggctacgcagcaattttcgtagctgcagcctcaacgactcagcgtcatcttcgtgatcgctaccttcaccaactacatcttttccattccgccttgccatgatctcttgcctttagctctgataccaaactgataccggggagggtaaaatgcagaatggatgtcgatagaaaaccgatataacagttgttcagatagaaaatgtcataaaaggcaaggaacgcacttttgaagaaacttcgataaaacgatatatagctcaccactaagtttaaaaatcaaaagggatacagaagatcaccaccctaatgataataaacaaggatacagaactgaaagcgaaagactcaccactcaaggacgcatccaagagatacagagttcaaaagagcactccaagagagcttctgccaatatcctcagttttctaaaaatcctttctaagtcctaaacaccaaaataaatactagtgcatgaaacaacccttcatgcatagggaatttcaaaatttagtgtttacagcttctaaccaactattttaatgccctcattggtaatgaagaaatgttcacaactgccaaccaactcctttaatgcattcctttatcttaaagaaaagcaccttgaaacagctttaactttgtgcagagaatatgctgatgagctgtcattttttagtgtgctgagataaagattatgaggcatcattattgactgaaaaagatactagatcataatcaaggctcaaataatcagattgtagtaaattagacactcccgtgtcaagtgtttccggttctggttcaagttgagggggatcggttcttcttggcattctaacccagttaccgtttctataaaaacatcttaatcggtgaagtagatttttatttattatgctaaatctatctacttttattacttcttcttccggtggtattagaatatcgtaggctttcattattctagtgattataccaccatatgggagcatcatgtctttcttagatagttctaacatgttttgttggacaagatatccaagacagatgtcatgtcctttcatgatcaaatacatagttcctaattctaattggcttacgtcatcatgatggtattgtttagggagaatgatgctagttaggatatgatgaagtaccttagtgtttagaggcagtagatgttcacaacttttaggaacaaatgctaagttgggattggcaaaaattgttcctaagacttcaacatatgttgttccaacagtttcatcatcccatgatcctctaaagtaaagtcctctacttttcatgggaatgcctatcatttcgcaaatgaatttatccgtaattgagatgtgttgtcctaaaagataggtagacattctttattcttcatctatttgtacgttattgtaaaacaatctaacaagtcttggatagatgggttcgttaatttgtaatataagaagtagatctaagtttgcaaaccattggattgtctctaagtctcttagttcatttaaatctacatattttcccttattaacactcctaagttcgaaagaggaaaatttttcaacatggtattttgaatcgaaaagggtgagatcaaaatcttctactaatctcctctttcctttgtcccttgaagatcttctagatcccataactactgctgtttagaagaatagtgatgagcaagagtaaatgaatcaaaaaatagagtttaagggctttttagagaataccttgactactccgaaatgaggggtatttgggatgctatgaggggtgaaatggggatggaggaggcttggaggagtagagaggggaagggagtgagttggggtcggtttcaccgctagccctagcttgggttaaaaagggcagagttacgggcggttgcacctctggctgtgtaatatcccccacttttaaaaatgtattaataaggatttatatgtaaattgggggacctatatgtaaatatagaaattacaaggactaaactgctaagttgcaaaaagaaaaaaaaaaagaaaaggaaaaaccgaaaattcggtattatcccaccgcctcccacgcactctgtttctttccagaaacagagagagcggtggggcgtgaggagaagaaggagagtggttgaagaaaagaagaagaagagggaaaagaagagaggaggaagaagagaggaagaagagggagaagagaagaagatgaagaagaagaagaagaggaggtggctgcagcgagggctgcagcgagaagctgtggggcgtggggagaagaagagaggaagaagagggagaagagaagaagaagaagaagaagaagaagaagaagaagaagagaggaggatagctgcggcaaggctgcagcgaggaggtgtgtggctttggggaggaaaagggaagaggagaagaagagaaggagaagaagagggaaaagagaggcagctgcagcagccagggctgcagcacctctgtttccacctgcgggaaacagaggagaggatgtgtggggcgttgaggatgaaaagggaagaagaagaagaagaagatagctgcggcaaggctgcagcgaggagatgtgtggccttggggaggaaaagggaagaggggaagaggagaagaagaagaagaggaagagaaagaggtgtgatacctctgtttcctgcagaggaaacagaggagagggtgtgtgtgacgccggggaagaaggggctgcagttgcggcgatggcagctgcagctggaagagaagaagaagaggaagatgagcaggggaggagggagaggttgcggccgtggctgcggccgcgactgcagcagttgcagcggggagagaagaagaagagaggaaggagaaggaagaggagaagggaaagaagtagctgcggctgcggttgtggcagctgcagctatggcagggaaagaggaagagaaaaaggaaaggaagaagaagagaaagggaaggagaggaagaagagaggaagaggagaaggggctgcagctgcggcgatggcagctgcagctgtggcagggaaagagaaaaaggaaaggaagaagaagagaaagggaaggagaggaagaagagaggaagaggagaaggggctgcggctgcgatgatggcagctgcagctgtggctgggaaagaagagaaggaaaggaagaagaagagaaagggaaggagaggaagaagagaggaagaggagaaggggtggcagctgcggcagtggcagctgcagttggaagaggaggaggaaatagagcaggggaggaagaagaggctgcgacgtTGAAATCAGTTTGTTGCAAACtctgagtgtggtggctgcggccgtggctgcgactccggctgcggctacgacgttggctgcggtagctgcggcagcggtggtggctgcagtagctacagtagctgcttttgggaaagagaaagagtaggaacgatagaagggaagaaggaaatagtgcagtggaagggggctgcggttgtgaccgcagttgcgattgtggtagcggcaacggcggcggctatggcagctgcgtttgggaaagaaaaagaaggaatgagagtaagagagagcaggtgactgtgcctcgatgttcgacacgtgatgtagttacgaagaaaggaagaaaacgggagcacaaaacgaaacagagagaggacacggaggaaaagtagaaagattggactggcaccttccttggatattcagatcaaaatatttgaaaggcaagtttcccacttgtttcgatcctttctattgcaagtttcccacttgtttcgatcctttctattgcaagtttcccacttatttcgatcctttctattgcaagttccctgatcgtttctcctataattgctctgatatgtcttattgcaagtatcctgatcttcctcactgccatttttatctctacatttgctttgaatatgaggaactttgaattgttctagccttgcatttgttatatctcctgtttaaacgtaacgattcgaatctgtgcaacttttgagattctgaccttttgataccgagctgcctataagtctttgttggaaactctgatttgttcaaaactgatttcattggaaactagactcgtagacctttctttgatatatggattgaaagatttggaatccaaacacctgcccagttatctgttgaatctgacattatgaattctgccaacagagattttgttctacgacacttgcttaccaaattatttgtaactctctctgttggacagttcaattcctatgaagcctgtcttatctgaaagtattatccaatgattatttctgagtaaattggagcacgattgatagtttgaatcatttgttcaatgtgcctcttgcattctgccagaaatcgagctttggtcgatttctcatattctggtttcattcctttggaagttgatatcctttagctttcttattcaattgagctttatattactgctttaagttcttgtatactcttgtccttaaaattattgcattcttgaaaaccattgtggaacgtttatgctatatcgtattgacccatataggcacatgtgtattccattgttccgcatttgctcccgatatgtgcctattccagttcattcattttgacattgaatttatctaaccttcttatttgaattgagctatatatgattgtttggaatccttgaatgctcttgctttcatttcgtttccaaatctgaatacatttgtgagagatttgttccttgcatcatatttgactcgtaaaggcacatgtacgtttgttgttccgcgtgtgcttccgatatatgctatttattgttcgtactgcccttttgtactctggtgtttgtgggattgtctggacctttgccagaaatggtaaagggtatgcgctgatttgcccgctttgtggggtcccgctttgtgggatattctggtatgcgcttatttgcccgctttgtggggtcccgctttgtgggatattgcttagagcctgcgatgctctgccggcccctttgacttcacctagacgtgggtggatggagctcccagacgtgggagacttttgtcaggtggtcattcagaaatggatgaatcacattctgactgagatcccactacaccttctgtatgattgatatgatatccagagctttggttatgtgtttctgtacatgctttggataagattgatatgtttgcaacgtcaaagacgacgtttgagcttctgtacgatatttgttttcgatatgctctgaaatgcttcattcactgatgatatgcttcgaaatgttccatatgccgttgatatgctccggaacatttcatatgccattgatatgctccaattactctgtgctccatttgctatgaactgatatgttctgaaatgtcctatctaccattgatatgttccaattactctgtgctccatttgctatgaactgatatgttctgaaatgtcctatctgccattgatatgttccaattactctatgccccattcgttattgatcaaatatgttttgaatgacatgatacgtatgatttggtatctattgagatggtatccttgagaattcttgtattctgccttgcattatgataccttactcgtttgaaaccgttccttttgttctgaatatgctttgtcacttgctgagccgtttttggctcactccgttgttatataaatctttcaggtcagcttgtcactcttcgagatgtttgatttgggctgaggcagtggatagctattcagaataatgggcaagtctggttggttattacgatattgttgtataagtatgccttgtatgtaatgaaatgttgtcgatgaaccgaaatggatatactgtgtcaaagtgttaggagatctctcttatttggaatttctgaatgttaagcctaatttataatgatatgaacttgtggtgaatagttggagttctgattgtataaattatttagcttgtggattcataaatattgttcatgtttgtcaagttggcttgggttgccataaatgtgaattattgagtgatgtgatatatgattataaactgcacaggttttatggatgtgaatatgaatagaatgtttttcagtgtcctcaaacgttagtttggatcctggattggtctgtgatgaaaaattttaaaaatcatggatattttgaggggcgtgacagaggtggtatcagagcattgtttgaggattactgaaatatttgatatgttgacgtgcaaaatatattgaggtctaatgaactatagtgattggtggaaattttctttgctgcattttaggaatctgggatgatgaggacattggtcctcctatatcatttgtttctgattaattaaggggaatgaaaggattgattggggatattgaaatcagagtggcgcagcagaagcatgatgaacctaatttcattggtggtagaaaaatggatgatgcaaatggagaagatatttgatatacaaaattgttctgatactcgaaagatttcttttgccacgttatattggaagtaaagacttattattgacggcaacaatgaaaagaatttttgaggatcaatggcaagaatgacaagaacaagtttaccaataaaaatatgattggaaatgaatcagtaagtaacaacaagagagtcaagacatttggatttgaaatgggaagtcaccacaaaagactcaatcaggtgtgaattgcaagttaaattaattATGTTTGtgcgtgactagagcctattttgcttatggaaagtttgatcataaaataaaagtttgccctttgaacaagaagaaagagtcactgcctcctaaatcatcagcccatgtcagagtgtatgctatcactgaatatgattctaagacttctgaattagtggtcgaaggtattatgtatgtttatgaaagaatgtaaatatttgtttgaacatgggttctatctacgatttgattcgtaacatattgcctatcacttgggtattcaacctagaccactgtattatgtgatatatgtaagtacaatcattggagattctttgataacgaacttgaatctggtcctcttgtctggattttgttggagaacttgaacttttgctgatttagttctcctagagatttggagttatgatattatacttggtatgcattggctatcttcttatcataccagtatggattggtatataacaaatgatcactttttgcatatttgatcaaccgatcttttattttgagagtattggacattatttatctccttgcctaatgtatcccaggatgacttgttcggattacctccaaatgtgattttacttttgatttggtccttgggacaatcctaaaatctaagcctctctacagaaagatatcatctgagtaagtggaattggaaaagcaactacaaggattattaaatgaggattttatttggctaaatattttatcatggggtgctctggtgttagttaaaaagatggatggaacatggaggctttgtattgattatggatatttgaatcaggtgatcatcaaaaacgagtattttctgaagtaacgatttgcttgattaattacaggtgcgcaagtatttttgaaagattgattgaaggtcgggtttaccatctattgagaatcaagaaggagaatatttcagtcactcttggaaaattgtgtaattgtattgaattgatgaaattatttaagagtaggaggaggaaataaagaaatcataatcctcatcttttcatcgattgagctatgaccaatttagaggactaaattttcttttaagggggggagagtgtaatatcccccacttttaaaaatgtattaataaggatttatatgtaaattgggggacctatatgtaaatatagaaattacaaggactaaactgctaagttgcaaaaagaaaaaaaaaaagaaaaggaaaaaccgaaaattcggtattatcccaccgcctcccacgcactctgtttctttccagaaacagagagagcggtggggcgtgaggagaagaaggagagtggttgaagaaaagaagaagaagagggaaaagaagagaggaggaagaagagaggaagaagagggagaagagaagaagatgaagaagaagaagaagaggaggtggctgcagcgagggctgcagcgagaagctgtggggcgtggggagaagaagagaggaagaagagggagaagagaagaagaagaagaagaagaagaagaagaagaagaagagaggaggatagctgcggcaaggctgcagcgaggaggtgtgtggctttggggaggaaaagggaagaggagaagaagagaaggagaagaagagggaaaagagaggcagctgcagcagccagggctgcagcacctctgtttccacctgcgggaaacagaggagaggatgtgtggggcgttgaggatgaaaagggaagaagaagaagaagaagatagctgcggcaaggctgcagcgaggagatgtgtggccttggggaggaaaagggaagaggggaagaggagaagaagaagaagaggaagagaaagaggtgtgatacctctgtttcctgcagaggaaacagaggagagggtgtgtgtgacgccggggaagaaggggctgcagttgcggcgatggcagctgcagctggaagagaagaagaagaggaagatgagcaggggaggagggagaggttgcggccgtggctgcggccgcgactgcagcagttgcagcggggagagaagaagaagagaggaaggagaaggaagaggagaagggaaagaagtagctgcggctgcggttgtggcagctgcagctatggcagggaaagaggaagagaaaaaggaaaggaagaagaagagaaagggaaggagaggaagaagagaggaagaggagaaggggctgcagctgcggcgatggcagctgcagctgtggcagggaaagagaaaaaggaaaggaagaagaagagaaagggaaggagaggaagaagagaggaagaggagaaggggctgcggctgcgatgatggcagctgcagctgtggctgggaaagaagagaaggaaaggaagaagaagagaaagggaaggagaggaagaagagaggaagaggagaaggggtggcagctgcggcagtggcagctgcagttggaagaggaggaggaaatagagcaggggaggaagaagaggctgcgacgtTGAAATCAGTTTGTTGCAAACtctgagtgtggtggctgcggccgtggctgcgactccggctgcggctacgacgttggctgcggtagctgcggcagcggtggtggctgcagtagctacagtagctgcttttgggaaagagaaagagtaggaacgatagaagggaagaaggaaatagtgcagtggaagggggctgcggttgtgaccgcagttgcgattgtggtagcggcaacggcggcggctgtggcagctgcgtttgggaaagaaaaagaaggaatgagagtaagagagagcaggtgactgtgcctcgatgttcgacacgtgatgtagttacgaagaaaggaagaaaacgggagcacaaaacgaaacagagagaggacacggaggaaaagtagaaagattggactggcaccttccttggatattcagatcaaaatatttgaaaggcaagtttcccacttgtttcgatcctttctattgcaagtttcccacttgtttcgatcctttctattgcaagtttcccacttatttcgatcctttctattgcaagttccctgatcgtttctcctataattgctctgatatgtcttattgcaagtatcctgatcttcctcactgccatttttatctctacatttgctttgaatatgaggaactttgaattgttctagccttgcatttgttatatctcctgtttaaacgtaacgattcgaatctgtgcaacttttgagattctgaccttttgataccgagctgcctataagtctttgttggaaactctgatttgttcaaaactgatttcattggaaactagactcgtagacctttctttgatatatggattgaaagatttggaatccaaacacctgcccagttatctgttgaatctgacattatgaattctgccaacagagattttgttctacgacacttgcttaccaaattatttgtaactctctctgttggacagttcaattcctatgaagcctgtcttatctgaaagtattatccaatgattatttctgagtaaattggagcacgattgatagtttgaatcatttgttcaatgtgcctcttgcattctgccagaaatcgagctttggtcgatttctcatattctggtttcattcctttggaagttgatatcctttagctttcttattcaattgagctttatattactgctttaagttcttgtatactcttgtccttaaaattattgcattcttgaaaaccattgtggaacgtttatgctatatcgtattgacccatataggcacatgtgtattccattgttccgcatttgctcccgatatgtgcctattccagttcattcattttgacattgaatttatctaaccttcttatttgaattgagctatatatgattgtttggaatccttgaatgctcttgctttcatttcgtttccaaatctgaatacatttgtgagagatttgttccttgcatcatatttgactcgtaaaggcacatgtacgtttgttgttccgcgtgtgcttccgatatatgctatttattgttcgtactgcccttttgtactctggtgtttgtgggattgtctggacctttgccagaaatggtaaagggtatgcgctgatttgcccgctttgtggggtcccgctttgtgggatattctggtatgcgcttatttgcccgctttgtggggtcccgctttgtgggatattgcttagagcctgcgatgctctgccggcccctttgacttcacctagacgtgggtggatggagctcccagacgtgggagacttttgtcaggtggtcattcagaaatggatgaatcacattctgactgagatcccactacaccttctgtatgattgatatgatatccagagctttggttatgtgtttctgtacatgctttggataagattgatatgtttgcaacgtcaaagacgacgtttgagcttctgtacgatatttgttttcgatatgctctgaaatgcttcattcactgatgatatgcttcgaaatgttccatatgccgttgatatgctccggaacatttcatatgccattgatatgctccaattactctgtgctccatttgctatgaactgatatgttctgaaatgtcctatctaccattgatatgttccaattactctgtgctccatttgctatgaactgatatgttctgaaatgtcctatctgccattgatatgttccaattactctatgccccattcgttattgatcaaatatgttttgaatgacatgatacgtatgatttggtatctattgagatggtatccttgagaattcttgtattctgccttgcattatgataccttactcgtttgaaaccgttccttttgttctgaatatgctttgtcacttgctgagccgtttttggctcactccgttgttatataaatctttcaggtcagcttgtcactcttcgagatgtttgatttgggctgaggcagtggatagctattcagaataatgggcaagtctggttggttattacgatattgttgtataagtatgccttgtatgtaatgaaatgttgtcgatgaaccgaaatggatatactgtgtcaaagtgttaggagatctctcttatttggaatttctgaatgttaagcctaatttataatgatatgaacttgtggtgaatagttggagttctgattgtataaattatttagcttgtggattcataaatattgttcatgtttgtcaagttggcttgggttgccataaatgtgaattattgagtgatgtgatatatgattaaaaactgcacaggttttatggatgtgaatatgaatagaatgtttttcagtgtcctcaaacgttagtttggatcctggattggtctgtgatgaaaaattttaaaaatcatggatattttgaggggcgtgacaggctggagcggtgcaaccgcttgcaacgcgtgacagctggaggtgctacctccagctggggtggtgccaccgcctgcaggaggtgagcacttgttctgatcccagtgtaatctgatttgagagtttttgtcttgagaagaattttcattcagagcaatcaactttacttacgtaattacataagagttttcattttaagacaagaacttttgcacgatcaagataaatcttttaacgtgcatactctcaatgtcgtacacatgtttgtgacagtttgttcaagttggtaagccttgcaagtttatgat from Musa acuminata AAA Group cultivar baxijiao chromosome BXJ2-11, Cavendish_Baxijiao_AAA, whole genome shotgun sequence encodes:
- the LOC135626206 gene encoding vicilin-like seed storage protein At2g18540, translating into MKKKKKRRWLQRGLQREAVGRGEKKRGRRGRREEEEEEEEEEEEERRIAAARLQRGGVWLWGGKGKRRRREGEEEGKERQLQQPGLQHLCFHLRETEERMCGALRMKREEEEEEDSCGKAAARRCVALGRKREEGKRRRRRRGRERGVIPLFPAEETEERVCVTPGKKGLQLRRWQLQLEEKKKRKMSRGGGRGCGRGCGRDCSSCSGERRRREEGEGRGEGKEVAAAAVVAAAAMAGKEEEKKERKKKRKGRRGRREEEEKGLQLRRWQLQLWQGKRKRKGRRREREGEEEERKRRRGCGCDDGSCSCGWERREGKEEEEKGKERKKRGRGEGVAAAAVAAAVGRGGGNRAGEEEEAATLKSVCCKL